The sequence CCCGGTTTCCCCGCCGACGTTTTGCCGGACTATTTCGAGCGGCGGGGCGTGCCCTATCACATCATCGAGCGCGACACCTACAGCGTGGTCAAGGAAATCGTCCCCGAGGGCAAGACCACCTGCGGCCTGTGTTCGCGCCTGCGCCGCGGCATTCTTTACGGCTTTGCCGAAGCGCACGGTTTCACCAAAATCGCCCTCGGCCACCACCGCGACGACATCCTGGAAACCTTCTTCCTCAACCTGTTCTACGGCGGCCGCCTCAAAGCCATGCCGCCCAAGCTGCTCAGCGACGACAAGAAGCACATCGTCATCCGCCCCCTGGCCTATTGCCGGGAAAGCGACATCGCCGCCTACGCCGAGGCGATGGGGTTCCCCGTCATCCCCTGCAACCTGTGCGGCTCCCAGGACCACCTGCAGCGTCAGGCCATGAAGGCCATGCTACAGGCCTGGGAGCAGCGCCATCCCGGCCGCCTGGAGACCATCTTCCGGGCGCTGCAGCACGTCTCCCCCTCGCAGCTGGCCGACCGCGCGCTGTTCGACTTCGTCGGCCTGGAACAGCGGCGTTTAGGCGCCGCTGCGCCCGCAGGGGCGGACGACGCACCGCTGGACTGGGCCGAATTCTAATCGGCTCCGGCGACCATGAATTGTTGCACCCGGTTGACCTTTTCCTCGAAAGGCTTTTCTCCGTCGCCGGCGCTGACGATTTTGAGCACCCCGTACAGACGCGGCCGGCCGGC comes from Methylomarinovum tepidoasis and encodes:
- the ttcA gene encoding tRNA 2-thiocytidine(32) synthetase TtcA produces the protein MQAARNPADALTGKRRYEFNKLQKRLRRQVGQAIADYAMIQDGDKVMVCVSGGKDSFTLLEILLNLQHTAPVSFEVHAVNLDQKQPGFPADVLPDYFERRGVPYHIIERDTYSVVKEIVPEGKTTCGLCSRLRRGILYGFAEAHGFTKIALGHHRDDILETFFLNLFYGGRLKAMPPKLLSDDKKHIVIRPLAYCRESDIAAYAEAMGFPVIPCNLCGSQDHLQRQAMKAMLQAWEQRHPGRLETIFRALQHVSPSQLADRALFDFVGLEQRRLGAAAPAGADDAPLDWAEF